The genomic region GCAAGATCTGCAACCGTTGTATTAGGTTCAATTTCAAGGACTTTTGTATTTTTTGTTTGTTTTTCTTGTATTGAGCCAGTTTCTGCCATAATTCTCACAACCTATATTTAGCCATATACTCACTAATAATAATCTTGTCTTTATCAGACAAATTGGCTTTTATATTTCTTTCTATCTTCCCTTTTTTTATAGCTTCTGTCCAGCAGTTAAAGGATCTACATAAATAGACACTTCTTCCTTCGGATTTATCTTTATCACTAATATTATTTAATTTTATAACAATACTTTTTTCTTTAGTTCTTATTATTTTTATAAAATTTTTCTGGGGTTCT from SAR202 cluster bacterium harbors:
- a CDS encoding YlxR family protein, encoding MYQTKHIPIRTCVGCGAKEPQKNFIKIIRTKEKSIVIKLNNISDKDKSEGRSVYLCRSFNCWTEAIKKGKIERNIKANLSDKDKIIISEYMAKYRL